A genomic window from Blastococcus saxobsidens DD2 includes:
- a CDS encoding acyl-CoA thioesterase: MDLHRGDDPPAPPRRPGVAPAGLTGLLRLTPVEEGVFRAGPRSTVTGHAFGGAVAAQALLAAGHTVPAERAVHSIHGHFLRPGDITAPTDFRVTPVRDGGSYTLRSVVAEQHGAAVFALTASFQAPEEGWRHQLPELDAPAPEDLPPLEEAADATDGPVRQWLSRLAERHGFEFRFAGELPRVAAARDERAHPRQRFWLRSREPLADEPLAHSCAVTYASDMLLLSTALAPHATVVGAPGVAAASLDHAVWFHEPARVDQWLFYDQESSWAGGGRTLCRGRIFDRSGRLVATVVQEGMVRRRPR; the protein is encoded by the coding sequence ATGGACCTGCACCGCGGCGACGACCCGCCGGCACCGCCGCGCCGGCCCGGCGTGGCGCCCGCGGGGCTGACCGGTCTGCTGCGCCTGACACCGGTCGAGGAGGGCGTCTTCCGCGCCGGTCCCCGCAGCACCGTCACGGGGCACGCCTTCGGCGGCGCGGTCGCCGCCCAGGCCCTGCTGGCCGCCGGGCACACGGTGCCGGCCGAGCGGGCGGTGCACTCCATCCACGGTCACTTCCTGCGGCCGGGCGACATCACCGCGCCCACCGACTTCCGCGTCACGCCCGTCCGGGACGGCGGGAGCTACACGCTCCGCTCCGTCGTCGCCGAGCAGCACGGGGCCGCCGTGTTCGCGCTCACCGCGTCGTTCCAGGCGCCCGAGGAGGGATGGCGGCACCAGCTGCCCGAGCTCGACGCGCCGGCCCCCGAGGACCTGCCGCCGCTGGAGGAGGCGGCGGACGCGACCGACGGCCCGGTACGACAGTGGCTCAGCCGGCTCGCCGAGCGGCACGGCTTCGAGTTCCGCTTCGCCGGCGAACTGCCACGCGTCGCCGCGGCGCGAGACGAGCGCGCGCACCCGCGCCAGCGCTTCTGGTTGCGCAGCCGCGAGCCCCTGGCGGACGAGCCGCTGGCACACAGCTGCGCGGTGACCTACGCGTCGGACATGCTGCTGCTCAGCACCGCGCTGGCACCGCACGCGACGGTGGTCGGGGCGCCGGGCGTGGCCGCGGCGAGCCTGGACCACGCCGTCTGGTTCCACGAGCCGGCCCGGGTGGACCAGTGGCTCTTCTACGACCAGGAGAGCAGCTGGGCCGGCGGCGGCCGCACCCTCTGCCGGGGCCGGATCTTCGACCGGTCGGGCCGGCTGGTCGCCACCGTGGTGCAGGAGGGCATGGTCCGCCGGCGCCCCCGCTGA
- a CDS encoding protein adenylyltransferase SelO, translating to MSVAPPPTVSLSDRFARELGEMALPWQAEEAPEPRLLALNEPLATGLGLDPAALRTPEGLRLLVGTGVPDGATPVAQAYAGHQFGGFAPRLGDGRALLLGELVDAEGRLRDLHLKGSGRTPFARGGDGLAAIGPMLREYVISEAMHALGIPTTRSLAVVATGRQVRRETLLPGAVLARVASSHLRVGSFQYARVTDDLDLLRRLADHAIARHRVGAGEEGAARAENPYLALFEAVVSAQASLVASWMLVGFVHGVMNTDNMTISGETIDYGPCAFLDAFDPATVYSSIDTGGRYAYGNQPLVAEWNLARLAEALLPLLHDDEAQAIPVAVEALRGFRPRYEAAWTAGMRAKLGLTAASDDDTVASLAVDLLELLHRDHVDLTSFFRGLASAARGDAEPTRLLFLDLAGIDGWLARWRALQPDPDGMDRVNPVYIPRNHLVEEALDAATGGDLGPLDRLLDAVTAPYDQRPGLERYAAPAPQDFGVYRTFCGT from the coding sequence GTGAGCGTCGCACCGCCGCCGACCGTGTCCCTCTCCGACCGCTTCGCCCGCGAACTCGGCGAGATGGCGCTCCCCTGGCAGGCCGAGGAAGCGCCCGAGCCCCGGCTGCTCGCGCTCAACGAGCCGCTGGCCACCGGGCTCGGCCTCGACCCGGCCGCGCTGCGCACCCCCGAGGGGCTGCGGCTGCTGGTCGGCACCGGGGTCCCCGACGGCGCCACCCCGGTGGCGCAGGCCTACGCCGGTCACCAGTTCGGCGGGTTCGCCCCCCGCCTGGGCGACGGGCGCGCTCTGCTGCTCGGTGAGCTGGTCGACGCCGAGGGCCGGCTCCGGGACCTGCACCTCAAGGGATCCGGCCGGACGCCGTTCGCCCGCGGCGGCGACGGCCTGGCCGCGATCGGGCCGATGCTGCGCGAGTACGTGATCAGCGAGGCGATGCACGCCCTCGGCATCCCCACCACCCGCTCCCTGGCCGTCGTGGCGACCGGGCGCCAGGTGCGCCGGGAGACCTTGCTGCCCGGAGCGGTGCTCGCCCGGGTGGCGAGCAGCCACCTGCGGGTGGGCAGCTTCCAGTACGCGCGGGTCACCGACGACCTGGACCTGCTGCGCCGACTGGCCGACCACGCGATCGCCCGGCACCGGGTCGGGGCGGGTGAGGAAGGAGCTGCCCGCGCGGAGAACCCCTACCTCGCGCTGTTCGAGGCGGTCGTCTCCGCCCAGGCCTCGCTCGTGGCGTCGTGGATGCTCGTCGGCTTCGTCCACGGGGTCATGAACACCGACAACATGACCATCTCCGGCGAGACCATCGACTACGGTCCGTGCGCCTTCCTCGACGCCTTCGACCCGGCCACCGTCTACAGCTCCATCGACACCGGCGGCCGGTACGCCTACGGCAACCAGCCGCTGGTGGCCGAGTGGAACCTCGCCCGGCTGGCCGAGGCGCTCCTCCCCCTGCTCCACGACGACGAGGCGCAGGCCATCCCGGTGGCCGTGGAGGCTCTCCGGGGCTTCCGCCCGCGGTACGAGGCCGCCTGGACGGCCGGCATGCGGGCCAAGCTGGGCCTTACCGCGGCCTCCGACGACGACACGGTGGCGAGCCTCGCCGTCGACCTGCTCGAGCTGCTGCACCGCGACCACGTCGACCTCACGTCGTTCTTCCGCGGACTGGCGTCGGCCGCCCGGGGGGACGCCGAGCCCACCCGGCTGCTCTTCCTCGACCTCGCCGGGATCGACGGCTGGCTGGCGCGCTGGCGTGCCCTGCAGCCGGACCCCGACGGCATGGACCGGGTCAACCCCGTCTACATCCCGCGCAACCACCTGGTCGAGGAGGCCCTCGACGCCGCGACCGGCGGCGACCTGGGCCCGCTGGACCGGCTGCTGGACGCGGTGACCGCCCCCTACGACCAGCGGCCGGGCCTGGAGCGCTACGCCGCGCCCGCACCGCAGGACTTCGGCGTCTACCGCACCTTCTGCGGAACCTGA
- a CDS encoding serine/threonine-protein kinase, giving the protein MSTVETGHRFLNDRYELQELIAVGGMGEVWRARDALLDRLVAVKLLRGETAGDPVFIARFRSEARHAAALSHPNIAAVLDYGETTAAGTGEKLAYLVMELVDGAPLSARLNAEGSLDTGTTLSVLRQAAAGLAEAHRAGVVHRDVKPANILVRHDGTVKLTDFGISWSAGSVPLTRTGQVIGTAQYMSPEQAMGEQVGPASDVYALGMVGYESLTGHTAFEGDNPVTVALKQVQERPEPLPAELPQDVRALIDAALVKDPEERLPDGEAFLTALEDTLARPSVTASLTRPVAVAARPQHRARPVVSPPVEQQPRRRGALLVLLPLLALLGLGLGAYVALGDSPPTDVARSAEVTSVPTASGIELAVDDYVGRPVEDVVADLTALGLTVRQEEEITSGSAPGTVVGLELTGTVLERGDEVLLRVAVAPADMVAPPPAVPSPVGTPEPVVEPVAPRAPEGDAGPATVEPPVDSPSAPPAEQTTGAGSDAPATPEDETATDDGTDTATPTTPTDDADPGTGTPTTPPEDEGSPTPTTPPEDEGSPTPTTPPEDEGSPTPTTPPEDEGSPTPTTPPEDEGSPTPTTPPEDEGSPTPTTPPEDEGSPTPTTPPDDEGSPTPTTPPDDGGTETGTGTGATPTADADPTTPASV; this is encoded by the coding sequence GTGAGCACCGTCGAGACGGGCCACCGGTTTCTGAACGACCGCTACGAGCTCCAGGAACTGATCGCCGTCGGCGGCATGGGAGAGGTCTGGCGGGCGCGCGACGCGCTCCTGGACCGGCTGGTGGCGGTCAAGCTGCTGCGCGGCGAGACCGCCGGCGACCCCGTCTTCATCGCCCGCTTTCGCTCCGAGGCGCGGCATGCCGCCGCCCTGAGCCACCCGAACATCGCCGCCGTCCTGGACTACGGGGAGACGACGGCTGCGGGCACCGGTGAGAAGCTGGCCTACCTGGTCATGGAACTGGTCGACGGCGCGCCGCTGTCCGCACGGCTGAACGCCGAGGGCTCGCTCGACACGGGAACCACGCTGTCGGTGCTCCGGCAGGCGGCCGCCGGCCTGGCCGAAGCGCACCGGGCGGGCGTCGTCCACCGCGACGTCAAGCCGGCCAACATCCTGGTCCGGCACGACGGCACGGTGAAGCTCACCGACTTCGGCATCTCGTGGTCGGCGGGGAGCGTGCCCCTCACCCGTACCGGCCAGGTGATCGGCACGGCGCAGTACATGTCGCCGGAGCAGGCCATGGGCGAGCAGGTCGGCCCGGCCAGCGACGTCTACGCCCTGGGCATGGTCGGGTACGAGTCGCTGACCGGTCACACGGCGTTCGAGGGCGACAACCCGGTGACCGTCGCGCTGAAGCAGGTGCAGGAGCGTCCCGAGCCGCTGCCGGCCGAGCTCCCGCAGGACGTCCGCGCGCTCATCGACGCGGCCCTGGTGAAGGACCCCGAGGAGCGGCTGCCCGACGGCGAGGCGTTCCTGACCGCCCTCGAGGACACCCTCGCCCGGCCGTCGGTCACGGCCTCGCTGACCCGGCCGGTGGCCGTCGCGGCCCGGCCGCAGCACCGCGCCCGGCCGGTGGTGAGCCCGCCGGTCGAGCAGCAGCCCCGGCGGCGCGGCGCCCTGCTGGTCCTGCTGCCGTTGCTGGCGCTGCTCGGTCTCGGGCTGGGCGCGTACGTCGCCCTCGGCGACTCACCGCCCACCGACGTCGCCAGGTCCGCGGAGGTGACCTCCGTGCCGACGGCGAGCGGCATCGAACTGGCCGTCGACGACTACGTCGGGCGCCCGGTCGAGGACGTCGTCGCCGACCTGACCGCCCTCGGCCTCACCGTGCGCCAGGAGGAGGAGATCACCTCCGGCAGCGCCCCGGGCACCGTGGTCGGGCTGGAGCTGACCGGCACGGTGCTGGAGCGCGGTGACGAGGTCCTGCTCCGCGTCGCGGTGGCGCCGGCCGACATGGTCGCCCCGCCGCCCGCCGTGCCCTCCCCGGTCGGCACTCCGGAGCCGGTCGTCGAACCTGTCGCGCCCAGGGCGCCGGAGGGCGATGCGGGGCCGGCGACCGTCGAGCCACCGGTCGACTCCCCGTCCGCACCCCCGGCGGAGCAGACGACGGGCGCGGGCAGCGACGCCCCGGCCACGCCGGAGGACGAGACCGCGACGGACGACGGTACGGACACCGCCACGCCGACCACCCCGACCGACGACGCGGATCCGGGCACCGGGACACCCACGACCCCGCCGGAGGACGAGGGCAGCCCGACGCCGACCACGCCGCCGGAGGACGAGGGCAGCCCGACGCCGACCACGCCGCCGGAGGACGAGGGCAGCCCGACGCCGACCACGCCGCCGGAGGACGAGGGCAGCCCGACGCCGACCACGCCGCCGGAGGACGAGGGCAGCCCGACGCCGACCACGCCGCCGGAGGACGAGGGCAGCCCGACGCCGACCACGCCGCCGGAGGACGAGGGCAGCCCGACGCCGACCACGCCGCCGGACGACGAGGGCAGCCCGACACCGACCACGCCGCCGGACGACGGTGGCACGGAAACCGGCACGGGGACCGGCGCGACCCCGACGGCGGACGCCGACCCCACCACACCGGCGTCGGTCTGA
- a CDS encoding HNH endonuclease signature motif containing protein, producing the protein MPRISGSSTFEGVLIDWSIDQPVSPARLPVELLSRNQVAAELQRRQRRQAMEAAYEAELILRLAELTSDEHDPPAGTPGARNPGWGAGDDPVGVSEFFAGELAMVLNRGRGTANHLHCRAQAWRDNLPATFRALADGELDLARAAALADVLGNTRSELAVAIEALLLPEAVDLSVAGLKRRALELLLELDAAAAEERREQAKRSADVFLQPGADGMATLGAELSADEAAEAYALIDQLARMLKADGDQRPIAQLRTELFSLLLRRPGGHDQPAVTAHLTITATLDSLAGVSTTAGSMNGLAITAAHARELLTRIAALGLQAPPGGNLTFAITDPDGRLLATTSVAELLRVAKKGCAEHPGGNCGCPVLGPAPDTDAYQRTDRQEAFVKTRDRTCRMPNCGQRVGWTDLDHVIPHACGGATACLNLCCLCRSHHRLKTFAPGWRFAMEPDGTLYVTTPTGITRTTRPPGLRTPPPEPPPEPPTQPDHDPPPF; encoded by the coding sequence GTGCCCCGGATCTCCGGTTCCTCGACCTTCGAGGGTGTGCTGATCGACTGGTCGATCGACCAGCCGGTCAGCCCCGCGCGGCTGCCGGTGGAACTGCTGTCCCGAAATCAGGTGGCCGCGGAGCTGCAGCGGCGGCAGCGCCGGCAGGCGATGGAGGCCGCCTACGAGGCGGAGCTGATCCTGCGGCTGGCCGAGCTGACCTCCGACGAGCACGACCCGCCCGCCGGCACCCCGGGGGCGCGCAACCCCGGCTGGGGAGCCGGGGACGATCCGGTCGGAGTCAGCGAGTTCTTCGCCGGCGAGCTGGCGATGGTGCTCAACCGCGGCCGCGGCACCGCCAACCACCTGCACTGCCGCGCGCAGGCGTGGCGGGACAACCTGCCCGCCACCTTTCGCGCGCTCGCTGACGGGGAGCTGGATCTCGCGCGGGCGGCGGCTCTGGCCGACGTGCTCGGAAACACCCGCTCCGAGCTGGCGGTTGCGATCGAGGCCCTGCTGCTGCCCGAGGCGGTCGACCTGTCGGTGGCCGGGCTGAAGAGGCGGGCGCTGGAGTTGCTGCTCGAACTCGACGCCGCCGCCGCCGAGGAGCGCCGCGAGCAGGCCAAGCGCTCCGCCGACGTCTTCCTGCAGCCCGGCGCCGACGGCATGGCCACCCTCGGCGCGGAACTGTCCGCCGACGAGGCGGCCGAGGCCTACGCGCTGATCGACCAGTTGGCGAGGATGCTCAAGGCCGACGGCGACCAGCGGCCGATCGCCCAGCTCCGCACCGAGCTGTTCTCCCTGCTGCTGCGCCGCCCCGGCGGGCACGACCAGCCCGCCGTCACCGCGCACCTGACCATCACCGCCACCCTGGACTCCCTCGCCGGCGTTTCCACGACAGCGGGATCGATGAACGGGCTGGCGATCACCGCCGCGCACGCCCGCGAGCTGCTCACCCGGATCGCCGCCCTTGGCCTGCAGGCCCCGCCCGGTGGCAACCTCACCTTCGCGATCACCGACCCCGACGGCCGGCTGCTGGCCACCACCAGCGTCGCCGAACTACTGCGGGTGGCGAAGAAGGGCTGCGCCGAGCACCCGGGCGGGAACTGCGGCTGCCCGGTGCTCGGCCCGGCACCGGACACCGATGCCTACCAGCGCACCGACCGGCAGGAGGCCTTCGTCAAGACGAGGGACCGCACCTGTCGCATGCCCAACTGCGGGCAGCGGGTCGGCTGGACCGACCTGGACCACGTCATCCCGCACGCCTGCGGCGGTGCGACGGCCTGCTTGAACCTCTGCTGCCTGTGCCGCTCCCACCACCGGCTGAAGACCTTCGCCCCCGGCTGGCGGTTCGCCATGGAGCCCGACGGAACCCTGTACGTCACCACCCCCACCGGCATCACCCGCACCACCCGGCCACCCGGCCTGCGCACACCCCCACCCGAACCACCACCCGAGCCGCCGACCCAACCGGACCACGACCCACCACCGTTCTAG
- a CDS encoding ferredoxin, protein MRVQIDAGLCQGHGRCYDLSPDLFGEDEDGYGTVPGDGQVPPGREDGARLAAANCPESAVAVLEEAVR, encoded by the coding sequence ATGAGAGTGCAGATCGACGCGGGACTGTGCCAGGGGCACGGCCGCTGCTACGACCTCAGCCCCGACCTGTTCGGTGAGGACGAGGACGGCTACGGCACGGTGCCCGGCGACGGGCAGGTACCGCCCGGGCGCGAGGACGGTGCCCGGCTGGCCGCCGCCAACTGCCCCGAGTCGGCCGTCGCCGTTCTGGAAGAGGCCGTGCGATGA
- a CDS encoding DNA-directed RNA polymerase subunit alpha C-terminal domain-containing protein: MPTRFPEFPARTIRDLGLPGRAVTALARAGITDTAALAELTRRELAAVPGLGAGMIAAIRAVVPEPPAVLPRGAAPGGAADLVPDDEESPAAPTIPSFASLRGPRRRSAVDLLLPDAPPPPSAAETPPTAAGNPPTVPSMVEAPPPVPPAAGTPPPTVPPVRPPDYADLLRLGVHVARALAVAPLSVTRWSVGCLRRVLGG, translated from the coding sequence ATGCCGACCAGGTTCCCGGAGTTCCCCGCGCGGACCATCCGCGATCTGGGCCTGCCCGGGCGGGCGGTGACGGCGCTGGCCCGCGCCGGGATCACCGACACCGCCGCGCTCGCTGAGCTCACCCGGCGCGAACTGGCCGCGGTGCCCGGCCTCGGGGCAGGCATGATCGCAGCCATCCGTGCCGTCGTCCCCGAACCCCCGGCGGTCCTGCCGCGTGGTGCTGCGCCCGGCGGGGCGGCCGACCTCGTCCCCGACGACGAGGAGTCGCCGGCTGCGCCGACGATCCCGTCCTTCGCCTCGCTGCGCGGCCCGCGGCGTCGCTCGGCGGTCGACCTCCTGCTGCCGGACGCGCCGCCCCCGCCGTCCGCGGCTGAGACCCCGCCGACCGCGGCTGGGAACCCGCCGACCGTGCCATCCATGGTCGAGGCCCCGCCGCCCGTGCCGCCCGCAGCTGGAACCCCGCCGCCGACCGTGCCGCCGGTCCGCCCGCCCGACTACGCCGACCTGCTCCGGCTGGGAGTGCACGTCGCTCGGGCCCTGGCCGTCGCACCGCTCTCGGTGACCCGGTGGTCGGTGGGCTGCCTGCGCCGGGTGCTCGGCGGATGA
- a CDS encoding cytochrome P450 gives MTVDDRFAADYRDLRRDVQEGRSNEAVTGPVTDWTTDFSHLEPEYADGAIGVWDDLRQRCPIAHTDRFGGAWLPTRYEDVAAIAYDTDRFSSRAIIVTNFRPPVTLAPVGGAPPISSDPPFHHDARKLLLPAFTRTAVAKQEESTRAFCHSLIDAFEGRPVVDAAAEYAMHIPMRVIADMLGFPPEDGPQFRVFVEDALESANQPPEERIERSAALFDYLLAQIRDHVASPRDDLTQHLIDAELYGSKLEPMHVAGAMALLLIAGIDTTWSAIGASLWHLASHPADRERLVAEPELVPTAMEEFLRAYAPVTMARLVKEDMHWQGVDMKADDWVLLPFPAANRDPEHVDRADEVVIDRQVNRHAAFGLGIHRCVGSHLARMELRVALEVWLERVPEFSLADPAGVVWSAGQIRGPRALPLAIG, from the coding sequence ATGACCGTCGACGACCGGTTCGCCGCCGACTACCGGGACCTGCGCCGGGATGTGCAGGAGGGCCGCAGCAACGAGGCCGTCACCGGGCCGGTCACCGACTGGACGACCGACTTCTCCCACCTTGAGCCGGAGTACGCCGACGGTGCGATCGGGGTCTGGGACGACCTGCGGCAGCGCTGCCCGATCGCGCACACCGACCGCTTCGGCGGGGCCTGGCTGCCCACCCGCTACGAGGACGTCGCCGCCATCGCCTACGACACCGACCGGTTCTCCTCGCGCGCGATCATCGTGACCAACTTCCGGCCGCCGGTGACCCTCGCGCCGGTCGGGGGTGCGCCGCCGATCTCGTCGGACCCGCCGTTCCACCACGACGCGCGCAAGCTCCTCCTGCCCGCGTTCACCAGGACGGCCGTGGCGAAGCAGGAGGAGTCCACCCGGGCGTTCTGCCATTCGCTGATCGACGCATTCGAGGGGCGGCCGGTGGTCGACGCCGCCGCCGAGTACGCCATGCACATCCCGATGCGGGTCATCGCGGACATGCTGGGCTTCCCACCTGAGGACGGGCCGCAGTTCCGGGTGTTCGTGGAGGACGCCCTGGAGTCGGCCAACCAGCCGCCCGAGGAACGGATCGAGCGCAGCGCCGCCCTGTTCGACTACCTGCTGGCGCAGATCCGCGACCACGTCGCCTCCCCGCGTGACGACCTGACCCAGCACCTGATCGACGCCGAGTTGTACGGCAGCAAGCTCGAGCCGATGCACGTCGCCGGCGCGATGGCCCTGCTGCTCATCGCCGGGATCGACACCACGTGGAGCGCCATCGGCGCCTCGCTGTGGCACCTGGCGAGCCACCCGGCGGACCGGGAGCGGTTGGTCGCCGAGCCGGAGCTGGTACCGACGGCGATGGAGGAGTTCCTGCGCGCCTACGCTCCGGTCACCATGGCCCGGCTGGTCAAGGAGGACATGCACTGGCAGGGGGTGGACATGAAGGCCGACGACTGGGTGCTGCTGCCCTTCCCGGCCGCGAACCGCGACCCCGAGCACGTCGACCGCGCCGACGAGGTGGTCATCGACCGGCAGGTGAACCGGCACGCGGCCTTCGGCCTGGGCATCCACCGCTGCGTCGGCTCGCACCTGGCGCGGATGGAGCTGCGCGTCGCGCTCGAGGTGTGGCTGGAGCGG
- a CDS encoding OsmC family protein, with protein MTGTFAGALAARRIDPTGLVGHARGEVELEGKVLVLKRIGVTYTGLTVGESDAEKVQRVLAVHADGCPVARSLRGAIDITTRLG; from the coding sequence CTGACCGGGACGTTCGCCGGGGCCCTGGCGGCCCGGCGGATCGACCCCACCGGTCTGGTGGGGCACGCGCGCGGCGAGGTGGAGCTCGAGGGAAAGGTGCTCGTGCTCAAGCGCATCGGAGTCACCTACACCGGCCTGACCGTCGGCGAGTCGGACGCGGAGAAGGTGCAGCGGGTGCTGGCCGTCCACGCCGACGGCTGTCCGGTCGCCCGGAGCCTCCGGGGGGCCATCGACATCACGACGCGGCTCGGCTGA
- a CDS encoding bifunctional 3'-5' exonuclease/DNA polymerase, protein MNRVVLRRREAVVEAHDLADGGAPAGVARFAAEELPAFVGDREAAVPVRWVWDDTTRWYPALLAAGVRIERCTDLRLAHAILRRSPFADQALLAADETAAWDELQPVPVAEPALFPPTDPADRLDPVAEHARQQAALAASPRRQGLELLLAAESSGALVAAEMTHTGMPWRADVHEQLLTELLGPRPVAGGRPAGLEWLLRQIREAFAAPGLNPDSPAELLRTLQHAGLPVGDTRSWTLEQVDHPGIPPLLEYKKLSRLLTANGWSWLDSWVRQGRFRATFLPGGVVTGRWASNGGGALSVPTQIRPAAVADEGWCLVVADVAQLEPRVLAGMSADTAMAEAARAKDLYQGMVDAGVVPGRAEAKVGILGAMYGGTRGESGRMMPRLARRYPRAIGLVEEAARAGERGEVVHTLLGRGSPLPTGAWAQREAELGEPAESAGPRDERDRARRAWGRFTRNFVVQGTGAEWALCWLADLRNRLWRLGGTGPLHQRPHLAFFLHDEVVVHAPADLAGAVVEEVRAAAGTAGRLLFGTFPVDFPLDVAVVRSWADAG, encoded by the coding sequence GTGAACCGGGTCGTGCTCCGCCGGCGGGAGGCCGTCGTGGAGGCGCACGACCTGGCCGACGGCGGCGCTCCCGCCGGCGTGGCACGGTTCGCGGCCGAGGAGCTGCCCGCCTTCGTCGGGGACCGAGAGGCCGCCGTACCCGTCCGCTGGGTGTGGGACGACACGACCCGCTGGTACCCGGCGCTCCTGGCCGCCGGGGTGCGGATCGAGCGCTGCACGGACCTCCGGCTCGCGCACGCGATCCTGCGGCGGTCACCCTTCGCCGACCAGGCGCTCCTGGCGGCCGACGAGACCGCCGCATGGGACGAGCTGCAGCCGGTGCCGGTGGCCGAACCCGCGCTCTTCCCGCCGACCGACCCCGCCGACCGGCTGGACCCGGTCGCGGAGCACGCGCGGCAGCAGGCGGCGCTCGCCGCCTCGCCGCGGCGGCAGGGGCTGGAGCTGTTGCTCGCCGCCGAGTCCTCCGGTGCGCTGGTGGCCGCGGAGATGACGCACACCGGGATGCCGTGGCGGGCCGACGTCCACGAGCAGCTGCTCACCGAGCTCCTCGGGCCCCGCCCCGTCGCCGGCGGACGGCCGGCCGGGCTCGAGTGGCTGCTCCGGCAGATCCGGGAGGCGTTCGCCGCCCCGGGCCTGAACCCCGATTCGCCGGCCGAGCTCCTCCGGACCCTGCAGCACGCGGGCCTGCCCGTCGGGGATACCCGGTCGTGGACGCTCGAGCAGGTCGACCACCCAGGCATCCCACCGCTCCTGGAGTACAAGAAGCTCAGCCGGCTGCTCACCGCCAACGGCTGGAGCTGGCTGGACAGCTGGGTGCGGCAAGGCCGGTTCCGCGCCACCTTCCTGCCCGGCGGGGTGGTCACCGGGCGATGGGCGTCCAACGGGGGAGGGGCGCTGTCGGTACCCACCCAGATCCGCCCGGCGGCGGTCGCGGACGAGGGGTGGTGCCTCGTGGTGGCCGACGTCGCCCAGCTGGAGCCCCGGGTGCTCGCCGGCATGAGCGCGGACACGGCGATGGCCGAGGCGGCGCGCGCCAAGGACCTCTACCAGGGGATGGTGGACGCCGGTGTGGTGCCCGGCCGGGCGGAGGCCAAGGTCGGCATCCTCGGGGCGATGTACGGGGGCACCCGCGGTGAGAGCGGCCGGATGATGCCCCGGCTGGCCCGCCGCTACCCCCGGGCGATCGGCCTGGTGGAGGAGGCGGCACGGGCCGGTGAGCGCGGGGAGGTGGTGCACACGCTGCTCGGCCGGGGCTCCCCGCTGCCCACCGGTGCGTGGGCGCAGCGCGAGGCCGAGCTCGGCGAGCCGGCCGAGTCCGCCGGTCCGCGGGACGAGCGGGACCGCGCCCGCCGTGCGTGGGGCCGGTTCACCCGCAACTTCGTCGTCCAGGGCACCGGCGCCGAGTGGGCCCTGTGCTGGCTGGCCGACCTGCGGAACCGGCTCTGGCGGCTCGGGGGCACGGGACCGCTGCACCAGCGGCCGCACCTGGCCTTCTTCCTCCACGACGAGGTGGTGGTGCACGCCCCCGCGGACCTCGCCGGGGCGGTGGTCGAGGAGGTCCGGGCGGCGGCGGGGACCGCGGGCCGGCTGCTCTTCGGCACCTTCCCCGTCGACTTCCCGCTGGACGTCGCCGTCGTCCGGTCGTGGGCCGACGCGGGCTGA
- a CDS encoding TetR/AcrR family transcriptional regulator, whose product MGRTAGATAAGTRARLLRAAADVFAGRGYEGTRVSDIADAAGVSNGALYAYFTSKAELLVGALRAHGRRQLADLVAAEPARSIPDLLLETGRSLRGRPEADAFLVIEALVAARRDEDVAGPMRDYVRERAGWLAALVGEAQSRGELDPALPRRAVAHLCLSLAVGAALVSPDVHDVDDDEWTDVLVRLVAAFTPAHTGEQMGTDA is encoded by the coding sequence ATGGGCCGCACCGCCGGGGCTACCGCCGCCGGAACACGTGCGCGGTTGCTGCGGGCGGCCGCCGACGTCTTCGCCGGCCGCGGCTACGAGGGCACCCGCGTCTCCGACATCGCCGACGCGGCCGGTGTGAGCAACGGCGCGCTCTACGCCTACTTCACCTCGAAGGCCGAGCTCCTCGTCGGCGCGCTGCGGGCCCACGGCCGCCGGCAGCTCGCGGACCTGGTCGCCGCGGAACCGGCCCGGTCGATCCCCGACCTGCTGCTGGAGACCGGCCGGTCGCTGCGCGGGCGGCCGGAGGCCGACGCCTTCCTGGTGATCGAGGCGCTGGTCGCCGCCCGGAGGGACGAGGACGTCGCCGGACCGATGCGCGACTACGTGCGCGAGCGGGCCGGCTGGCTCGCCGCGCTCGTCGGCGAGGCGCAGTCCCGCGGCGAGCTCGACCCGGCCCTGCCGCGCCGGGCGGTGGCACACCTGTGCCTGTCCCTCGCCGTCGGTGCGGCGCTGGTCAGCCCCGACGTGCACGACGTCGACGACGACGAGTGGACGGACGTCCTGGTCCGGCTGGTCGCCGCCTTCACCCCCGCCCACACCGGAGAACAGATGGGAACCGACGCATGA